A stretch of the Luteimonas sp. JM171 genome encodes the following:
- the ccoS gene encoding cbb3-type cytochrome oxidase assembly protein CcoS, which yields MNILFVLIPISIVLLLVMIAAFVWAVRKGQFENLDAAAIDILSDDAPPPGRPDGKATAPKRDAD from the coding sequence GAACATCCTCTTTGTACTGATCCCGATCAGCATCGTGCTCCTGCTGGTGATGATCGCCGCCTTCGTCTGGGCGGTCCGCAAGGGCCAATTCGAAAACCTCGACGCCGCGGCGATCGACATCCTCAGCGACGATGCACCGCCGCCCGGCCGTCCGGACGGCAAGGCCACGGCCCCGAAGCGCGATGCCGATTGA
- a CDS encoding sulfite exporter TauE/SafE family protein, translating into MPIDWLMLGAALLAGLMGGVHCAAMCGGIATGFSAMSGRSSWLAALEPNLGRVLGYTLAGAIVGGIGHGLLSVARVDWLAWGLRSAVGLVLIAIAIRMLNPRAGPGVLAGPAHRLWARLRPLQRHLLPADTSAKRVGLGMLWGWLPCGLSTTLLAAAWLQADARNGALTMAAFGLGTLPMMVPLTWSGARIARWLQKPGLRRSAGVLVLASGVLTLASPWLMQIPALHGALTALGCVPRAT; encoded by the coding sequence ATGCCGATTGACTGGCTCATGCTGGGCGCGGCCCTGCTCGCCGGCCTGATGGGTGGGGTGCACTGCGCGGCCATGTGCGGAGGCATCGCCACCGGTTTCTCGGCCATGTCCGGCCGCAGCAGCTGGCTGGCCGCGCTTGAGCCCAACCTGGGCCGCGTGCTCGGCTACACGCTCGCCGGCGCCATCGTCGGCGGCATCGGCCACGGCCTGCTCAGCGTGGCACGCGTGGACTGGCTGGCGTGGGGCCTGCGCTCGGCGGTGGGCCTGGTGCTGATCGCCATTGCCATACGCATGCTCAACCCGCGCGCGGGCCCGGGCGTGCTTGCGGGCCCGGCGCACCGGCTGTGGGCACGGCTGCGGCCGCTGCAGCGCCACCTGCTGCCGGCCGACACCAGCGCCAAGCGCGTTGGCCTGGGCATGCTGTGGGGCTGGCTGCCCTGCGGGTTGAGCACCACGCTGCTGGCTGCCGCCTGGCTCCAGGCCGATGCACGCAACGGCGCATTGACCATGGCCGCGTTCGGCCTCGGCACCCTGCCGATGATGGTGCCGCTGACCTGGTCCGGCGCGCGCATTGCGCGCTGGCTGCAGAAACCCGGCCTGCGGCGCTCGGCCGGCGTGCTGGTATTGGCATCGGGCGTGCTCACCCTCGCCTCGCCGTGGCTGATGCAGATCCCCGCGCTGCACGGTGCGTTGACCGCACTGGGCTGCGTGCCGCGCGCAACCTGA
- the azu gene encoding azurin has product MKRYLAIFGLALLGAVGTAQAQNCTIALEGNDRMQFDQKSVSVSASCPTITVELKHTGSLPVAAMGHNVVITETGDVAEVAQAGIKAGAPAYVPEGDARIIAATEMVGGGETTSITFPGNKLTAGGDYTFFCSFPGHSGIMRGKVEVTN; this is encoded by the coding sequence ATGAAGCGTTACCTTGCAATCTTCGGACTCGCCCTCCTCGGTGCCGTTGGCACCGCACAGGCCCAGAACTGCACCATCGCCCTGGAGGGCAACGACCGCATGCAGTTCGACCAGAAGAGCGTCAGCGTCTCGGCCAGCTGCCCGACCATCACCGTCGAGCTCAAGCACACCGGCTCGCTCCCGGTCGCGGCGATGGGCCACAACGTGGTGATCACTGAAACCGGCGACGTCGCCGAAGTGGCACAGGCCGGCATCAAGGCCGGTGCCCCGGCCTACGTGCCGGAAGGCGACGCCCGCATCATCGCGGCCACGGAGATGGTGGGAGGCGGCGAAACGACCTCCATCACCTTCCCGGGCAACAAGCTCACCGCGGGCGGCGACTACACCTTCTTCTGCTCGTTCCCCGGCCACTCGGGAATCATGCGCGGCAAGGTCGAAGTCACCAACTGA